One Rosettibacter firmus genomic window carries:
- a CDS encoding glycerol-3-phosphate acyltransferase: protein MSYIFSALIGIIIGSFPTAYLILKKIKNIDITKAGTGNVGAMNSFEVTQSRTLGLLVFIIDFLKGFLTVYIVKNLFGNEFSIIMISLIGAVFSHCFSFWIKFRGGRGLATAAGGASLLSLPILGIWILLWLISYAFRRNIHFGNFSATLLTGALSFSSSEIMNKYTNPSANSNLEFSILVSLMLLIILIKHIKPIKEYFARQNLKTREKENE, encoded by the coding sequence ATGTCATACATTTTTAGCGCTCTAATAGGTATAATCATTGGTTCATTCCCAACAGCATATTTAATTCTTAAAAAGATTAAAAATATTGATATAACAAAAGCAGGCACTGGTAACGTTGGAGCAATGAACTCATTTGAAGTAACTCAATCCAGAACACTTGGTTTACTGGTATTTATTATTGATTTTCTTAAGGGCTTTTTAACTGTGTATATTGTGAAAAATTTATTTGGAAATGAATTCTCAATAATTATGATAAGTTTAATTGGGGCAGTATTTAGCCATTGTTTTTCATTCTGGATAAAGTTTAGAGGTGGTAGAGGTCTGGCTACTGCAGCAGGTGGAGCATCTTTATTATCGCTACCAATTTTAGGAATATGGATTTTGTTGTGGTTAATTTCGTATGCATTTAGAAGAAATATTCATTTCGGAAATTTCAGTGCAACTTTATTAACTGGAGCTCTTTCATTTTCTTCTTCAGAAATAATGAATAAATATACCAATCCTTCCGCAAATTCAAATTTAGAATTTAGTATACTGGTTTCGTTAATGTTATTAATTATTTTAATAAAGCACATTAAACCAATTAAAGAATATTTTGCCAGGCAAAATTTAAAGACGAGGGAAAAAGAAAATGAATAA
- the groL gene encoding chaperonin GroEL (60 kDa chaperone family; promotes refolding of misfolded polypeptides especially under stressful conditions; forms two stacked rings of heptamers to form a barrel-shaped 14mer; ends can be capped by GroES; misfolded proteins enter the barrel where they are refolded when GroES binds) has product MAAKIIEFSSEARNALKLGVDKLANAVKVTLGPKGRNVILDKKFGAPTVTKDGVTVAKEIELEDPIENMGAQMVREVASKTSDVAGDGTTTATVLAQAIFREGLKNVTAGANPMDLKRGIDLAVSKVVEYLKSISKEVGGRDEIAQVGAISANNDKAIGDLIADAMEKVGKDGVITVEESKSAETTLEVVEGMQFDRGYISPYFVTNSETMEAVLEDAYILIHDKKISAMKDLLPVLEKVAQAGRALLIIAEDLEGEALATLVVNKLRGTLKVCAVKAPGFGDRRKAMLEDIAILTDGTVISEERGFKLENATLEYLGRAKKITVDKDNTTIVEGAGKPDEIKKRINEIKAQIEKTTSDYDREKLQERLAKLSGGVAVLKIGAATEIEMKEKKARVEDALHATRAAVEEGIIPGGGVALVRAISSLDNLKVENEDQATGVKIVQKALEEPLKQIAANAGLEGAVVLNKVLEGKDDYGFNAQTETYEHLMKSGVIDPTKVTRTALENAASVASLLITTEAVVYEKKEEEKTPPMPHGGMGDMY; this is encoded by the coding sequence ATGGCAGCAAAAATAATTGAATTTAGCAGTGAAGCTAGGAATGCACTTAAATTAGGCGTTGACAAATTAGCCAATGCAGTAAAAGTTACTCTAGGTCCAAAAGGAAGAAATGTAATTTTAGATAAAAAATTTGGTGCACCAACAGTTACAAAAGATGGCGTTACAGTAGCAAAAGAAATTGAACTCGAAGATCCTATCGAAAATATGGGTGCACAAATGGTACGCGAAGTTGCATCCAAAACAAGTGATGTTGCTGGTGATGGTACAACTACAGCTACAGTTTTAGCTCAGGCTATCTTTCGTGAAGGATTAAAAAATGTTACTGCTGGTGCTAACCCAATGGATTTAAAAAGAGGTATTGATTTAGCAGTTAGTAAAGTAGTAGAATATCTAAAATCAATCAGTAAAGAAGTTGGTGGAAGAGATGAAATCGCTCAGGTTGGAGCTATTTCAGCTAATAACGATAAAGCTATTGGTGATTTAATTGCAGATGCAATGGAAAAAGTTGGTAAAGATGGTGTAATTACTGTAGAAGAAAGCAAATCTGCAGAAACTACTCTTGAAGTTGTTGAAGGTATGCAATTTGACCGTGGTTATATTTCCCCATACTTTGTAACTAATTCCGAGACAATGGAAGCTGTTCTCGAAGACGCTTATATTTTAATTCACGACAAAAAAATCTCAGCAATGAAAGATTTACTTCCAGTTCTTGAAAAAGTTGCTCAAGCTGGTCGTGCTCTTTTAATTATCGCAGAAGATTTAGAAGGTGAAGCTTTAGCTACACTTGTTGTTAATAAATTACGTGGTACTTTGAAAGTTTGCGCTGTTAAAGCTCCTGGCTTTGGTGATAGAAGAAAAGCTATGCTCGAAGATATTGCTATATTAACAGATGGCACAGTTATTTCTGAAGAAAGAGGTTTCAAATTAGAAAATGCTACTCTTGAATATTTAGGTAGAGCTAAAAAGATAACGGTTGATAAAGATAATACTACAATTGTTGAAGGTGCTGGTAAACCAGATGAAATAAAGAAGAGAATTAATGAAATCAAAGCTCAAATTGAAAAAACAACTTCTGATTATGACAGAGAAAAATTACAGGAAAGACTTGCAAAACTTTCTGGTGGTGTTGCTGTATTGAAGATTGGTGCAGCTACAGAAATTGAAATGAAAGAAAAGAAAGCCCGTGTTGAAGATGCTTTACATGCTACTCGAGCTGCTGTTGAAGAAGGAATTATTCCTGGCGGTGGCGTTGCATTAGTAAGAGCCATAAGTTCTCTTGATAATCTTAAAGTAGAAAATGAAGATCAAGCTACCGGTGTTAAAATAGTTCAAAAAGCACTTGAAGAGCCATTAAAACAAATTGCTGCAAATGCTGGTCTTGAAGGTGCTGTTGTTCTCAATAAAGTTCTTGAAGGAAAAGATGACTACGGTTTCAATGCACAAACCGAAACCTATGAACATTTGATGAAATCTGGTGTAATTGACCCAACTAAAGTTACAAGAACAGCACTTGAAAATGCTGCTTCGGTTGCCTCCTTGTTAATTACTACTGAAGCTGTTGTTTATGAAAAGAAAGAAGAAGAAAAAACTCCTCCTATGCCTCATGGTGGAATGGGTGATATGTATTAA
- a CDS encoding S1C family serine protease yields the protein MNKWKIVILSSATTLIITSALFAFLITKHGSHDNYFSSLFNDDNFTVINTLQRQQINQNISNERETIITKTVAQVSPAVVGINVIEIRQYRDIFSIDPFFRQFFGDRVYNQQIRSLGSGAIISPDGYILTNDHVAGNAVEIIVTLTDGSQYEAKIVGTDQASDICLLKIDAHNLPYIKLGNSDDILIGEWVIALGNPFGLFDINDQPTVTVGVISAKGMNLGAANNRYYVDMLQTDAAINSGNSGGPLVNSNGELIGMNTLIYTTQGSAGNIGVGFAIPVNKIKRIINELKSNGKIDRNFWTGLSVQTIDPSIAKAYNLKSSHGVIITQVAKNSPAQKAGLQVYDIILGINNFKVNNENTLIGILQEFRPNDVIEVKILRDNKYLTKKMKLERR from the coding sequence ATGAATAAATGGAAAATTGTTATATTATCATCTGCAACGACACTAATTATTACGTCTGCACTTTTTGCTTTTTTAATAACTAAACACGGCTCTCATGATAATTATTTTAGTTCATTATTCAATGATGATAATTTTACAGTAATTAATACTTTACAAAGACAACAAATAAATCAAAATATTTCCAATGAAAGAGAAACCATAATAACAAAAACAGTAGCTCAGGTAAGTCCTGCTGTTGTAGGAATCAATGTTATAGAAATAAGACAGTATCGAGATATTTTTTCAATAGATCCATTCTTTAGACAATTTTTTGGTGATCGTGTTTATAATCAGCAAATTAGAAGTCTTGGTTCAGGTGCAATTATTTCTCCAGATGGATACATATTAACAAACGATCATGTAGCAGGAAATGCTGTAGAAATTATTGTAACATTAACAGATGGTTCACAATACGAAGCAAAAATTGTTGGAACAGATCAGGCATCAGATATATGTCTATTAAAAATTGATGCACATAATCTTCCATATATTAAACTGGGAAATTCCGATGATATTTTAATTGGCGAGTGGGTAATTGCTTTAGGCAATCCATTTGGTTTATTCGATATTAACGATCAACCTACTGTTACAGTTGGAGTTATTTCTGCTAAAGGAATGAATCTTGGCGCTGCAAATAATAGATACTATGTTGATATGTTACAAACAGATGCTGCAATTAACTCAGGAAATAGTGGAGGACCACTTGTCAATTCAAACGGAGAATTAATTGGTATGAACACTTTAATTTATACTACTCAGGGTTCCGCTGGAAATATAGGTGTGGGTTTTGCTATTCCTGTTAATAAAATCAAAAGAATAATAAATGAACTCAAATCTAATGGTAAAATCGATAGAAATTTCTGGACTGGATTAAGTGTACAGACAATTGATCCATCAATTGCAAAAGCTTATAATCTGAAAAGCTCACACGGAGTTATTATAACACAAGTAGCAAAAAATTCACCCGCTCAAAAAGCTGGCCTTCAAGTTTATGATATAATACTTGGGATAAATAATTTTAAAGTTAATAATGAAAATACATTGATTGGGATTCTTCAAGAATTTAGACCAAATGATGTAATCGAAGTAAAAATATTAAGAGACAATAAATATCTTACAAAAAAAATGAAACTGGAGCGCAGATGA
- the groES gene encoding co-chaperone GroES — translation MAEFKIKPLADRVIVKPKEAEETTKGGIILPDTAKEKPIEGTVVAVGEGRITEDGKLIAMNVKVGDTVLYGKYSGTEVKIDGEEYLIMRESDIYGIIKK, via the coding sequence ATGGCAGAATTCAAAATTAAACCTTTGGCAGATAGAGTAATTGTAAAGCCAAAAGAAGCAGAAGAGACCACAAAAGGTGGTATAATTCTTCCCGATACAGCAAAAGAAAAACCAATTGAGGGCACAGTAGTCGCAGTTGGCGAAGGTAGAATTACTGAAGACGGAAAATTAATTGCTATGAATGTAAAAGTAGGTGATACCGTTTTATATGGTAAATATTCCGGTACCGAAGTAAAAATTGATGGCGAAGAATATTTAATTATGCGTGAAAGTGATATTTATGGTATTATTAAAAAATAA
- the purB gene encoding adenylosuccinate lyase translates to MIPRYTRPQMGKIWEDQFKYETWLKIEILACEARYNLDQIPKEDLDEIKSRAKFDINRILEIEETTKHDVIAFLTNVAENVGPSSRHIHYGMTSSDILDTALAYQMKKAGEILLDDLEQLKNVLKRRALEHKRTLCVGRSHGVHAEAYSMGLKFALWYEEAKRNIERMNKAIESISVGKISGAVGTFEHLSPEVEEYVCKNLGLKPEPVATQVVQRDRHAEFLTTLSIIGTSLEKIAIEIRHLQRTEVLEAEEYFSKGQKGSSAMPHKRNPIISERITGIARLLRANSIAALENVALWHERDISHSSVERIIIPDSCIALDYALNLAINLIDKLIIYPENMLKNLNLTRGLIFSQTVLLKLVEKGMTREEAYQLVQNSAMNVWQDKSKNLKDELQNTDTIKKYLSNKELDEIFNPELMLKNIDYIFARSVEKEN, encoded by the coding sequence ATGATTCCTCGTTATACTCGTCCCCAAATGGGTAAAATCTGGGAAGATCAATTTAAATACGAAACCTGGCTTAAAATTGAAATTTTAGCCTGCGAAGCAAGATATAATCTTGACCAAATTCCAAAAGAAGATTTAGACGAAATTAAATCCAGAGCTAAATTCGACATAAATCGTATTTTAGAAATCGAAGAAACAACCAAACACGATGTAATTGCTTTCTTAACAAATGTAGCAGAAAATGTTGGACCTTCATCACGTCACATCCATTATGGAATGACTTCTTCAGATATTTTAGATACAGCACTTGCCTATCAAATGAAAAAAGCTGGTGAAATTTTACTTGATGATTTAGAACAACTTAAAAATGTATTAAAAAGAAGGGCTTTAGAACATAAAAGAACTCTTTGCGTTGGAAGAAGTCATGGAGTTCATGCAGAAGCATACTCAATGGGATTAAAATTTGCATTGTGGTACGAAGAAGCAAAAAGAAATATTGAAAGAATGAACAAAGCTATTGAATCTATAAGTGTTGGAAAAATATCCGGTGCAGTTGGTACATTTGAACATCTATCGCCTGAAGTTGAAGAATATGTTTGTAAAAATTTAGGATTAAAACCTGAGCCAGTTGCAACTCAAGTTGTGCAAAGAGATAGACACGCAGAATTTTTAACAACTCTTTCAATTATAGGAACATCATTAGAAAAAATTGCTATTGAGATTCGTCATCTTCAAAGAACAGAAGTTCTTGAAGCAGAAGAATATTTTTCTAAGGGACAGAAAGGCTCTTCTGCAATGCCACATAAAAGAAATCCGATTATTAGCGAAAGAATAACTGGCATTGCTCGTCTATTGAGAGCAAACTCTATAGCTGCACTTGAAAATGTTGCTTTGTGGCACGAAAGGGATATTTCACATTCATCAGTAGAAAGAATAATAATTCCTGATAGTTGTATTGCTCTTGATTATGCACTTAATTTAGCTATAAATCTAATAGATAAATTAATTATCTATCCCGAAAACATGTTAAAAAATCTTAACTTAACAAGAGGATTAATCTTTTCCCAAACAGTATTATTAAAGCTAGTCGAAAAAGGGATGACACGCGAAGAAGCTTATCAATTAGTTCAGAACTCAGCTATGAATGTTTGGCAGGATAAATCAAAGAATCTGAAGGATGAACTACAAAATACTGATACAATAAAAAAATATCTCTCTAATAAAGAACTTGATGAAATTTTTAATCCGGAATTAATGCTAAAAAATATAGACTATATTTTTGCAAGAAGTGTTGAAAAGGAAAATTGA
- a CDS encoding UDP-glucuronic acid decarboxylase family protein codes for MHKKVAVVTGGAGFLGSHLCDRLINEGMKVICLDNLLTGRIENIEHLFGNENFQFIKLDVTNYIHVPSKVDYVLHFASPASPIDYLKLPIQTLKVGSLGTHKALGLAKEKNAIFLLASTSEVYGDPLVHPQSEDYWGNVNPVGPRGVYDEAKRFAEAMTMAYHRYHGLQTRIVRIFNTYGPRMRIDDGRALPTFFSQALKGEDVTVYGDGSQTRSFCYVDDLIEGIFRLLMSNEVYPVNIGNPEEITLKEFAEEVIKLCNSKSKIVFKELPQDDPKVRQPDITRAKKILNWEPKISRAEGLKLTLEYFKKMLFKE; via the coding sequence ATGCATAAAAAAGTTGCTGTAGTTACTGGTGGAGCAGGTTTCCTTGGCTCTCATTTATGCGATCGACTTATTAATGAAGGTATGAAAGTTATCTGTCTTGATAACCTTTTAACTGGCAGAATAGAGAACATAGAGCATTTATTTGGTAACGAGAATTTTCAATTTATAAAACTGGATGTTACAAATTACATTCATGTACCTTCTAAAGTAGATTATGTATTACATTTTGCTTCTCCAGCTAGTCCAATTGATTATTTAAAATTACCAATTCAAACATTAAAAGTTGGTTCACTTGGAACTCATAAAGCACTTGGACTTGCCAAAGAAAAGAATGCAATTTTTTTATTGGCATCTACTTCAGAGGTTTATGGTGATCCACTTGTTCATCCACAAAGTGAAGACTACTGGGGCAATGTAAATCCAGTTGGTCCACGTGGAGTGTATGACGAAGCAAAAAGATTTGCTGAAGCTATGACAATGGCTTATCATCGTTACCATGGCCTTCAAACAAGAATTGTAAGAATATTTAATACTTATGGACCTCGTATGCGTATTGATGATGGGAGAGCATTACCAACTTTTTTTTCACAGGCTTTAAAAGGGGAAGATGTTACTGTTTATGGTGATGGTAGTCAAACTCGAAGCTTTTGTTATGTGGATGATTTAATAGAGGGAATCTTTAGATTATTGATGTCAAATGAAGTTTATCCTGTTAACATAGGTAATCCAGAGGAAATAACATTAAAAGAATTTGCAGAAGAAGTTATTAAACTTTGTAATTCGAAAAGTAAAATTGTATTTAAAGAGTTACCTCAAGATGATCCTAAAGTTCGTCAGCCTGATATTACACGTGCGAAAAAGATTCTTAATTGGGAACCAAAAATTAGTAGAGCTGAAGGTTTGAAGTTAACTTTAGAATATTTTAAGAAAATGTTATTTAAAGAGTAA
- a CDS encoding GumC family protein: protein MESNNKEYQELNSFREIINLIRLNVGIILTIGLTGLIIGIVYAINAPNIYKSTTTIKITKPQGSILNSPLIPEFQDYGSDRFIANEIEVLKSYKLREKVANALVDSFKISRTKDTFHIIVDRAGQKKFTVLLPNEEIIEKLGKVVDIEQKRGLDIVVINAESPSPKEAAIIAQSYATAYLELNLEYNRKQLTAIKNFLAQQREEKLSELAQVEEALRNYQEQKGIVQLPEQARTLIEQTADFESKMNATKIDLTIAEKTLNQYKSELAKKDPNINDYIESFATEPYIKNLQLQIADLMTQKDRAISSSKDSRKKDEIIKEFDAKISDLKERLNSQLSVYRAGILAASPDEIKELTKKVLDEEVKYQSMLASYKKLKEIVDDYDKRLSRLPTSSIDLARLTRQQSAYEKLYLQVEEKYQEAIINEQSVPGNVLIIDPALVPIIPSKPNRPLIVAIGLFLGFGIGFGIAFVRSRFDNTVKTPEDIQNRNINILAWIPQIEGLNNTNKELEFIVAKKPDASASEAYRALRTRIKFSKIDKENLKTILVTSSRALEGKTTTSINLAGSLALANFKTLILDADLRKPRVHSIFNEKRFPGLTDYFFGQSTYEQILRSSGINNLYYISAGTIPPNPSEILGSTQMESFLEKLKKDFDYIILDSAPLIAVTDSEILAQYVDGTILVVSANNTEIDLLEKSVDILKRDSISFLGVVLNNFTYRSGYSSYYKYYYYYANPTNGSKKSKVKA from the coding sequence GTGGAATCTAATAATAAAGAATATCAGGAATTAAACTCTTTCCGGGAAATTATTAATTTAATTAGACTTAATGTTGGTATAATATTGACTATAGGCTTAACCGGGTTGATTATTGGTATAGTATATGCAATTAATGCTCCAAATATTTATAAATCTACTACTACAATTAAAATAACAAAACCACAGGGAAGTATATTAAACTCACCTTTAATTCCAGAATTTCAAGATTATGGAAGTGATCGTTTTATTGCAAACGAAATTGAAGTTCTTAAAAGCTATAAACTAAGAGAAAAAGTAGCTAATGCTTTAGTAGATAGTTTTAAAATTTCAAGAACTAAAGATACTTTCCATATTATAGTTGATAGGGCGGGCCAAAAAAAATTTACTGTACTATTACCGAATGAAGAAATTATAGAAAAATTAGGAAAAGTAGTAGATATTGAACAAAAGCGAGGACTTGATATTGTTGTAATTAATGCAGAATCACCATCACCAAAAGAAGCTGCAATAATAGCACAAAGTTATGCTACAGCATATCTTGAGTTGAATCTTGAATATAATCGCAAACAATTGACAGCCATAAAGAATTTTTTAGCTCAACAAAGGGAAGAAAAACTTTCTGAACTAGCACAAGTAGAAGAAGCCTTACGAAATTATCAAGAACAAAAAGGTATTGTGCAATTACCAGAACAAGCTCGAACTTTGATTGAACAAACCGCAGATTTTGAATCAAAAATGAATGCTACAAAAATTGATTTAACTATTGCAGAAAAAACTCTTAATCAATATAAATCAGAACTTGCTAAAAAAGATCCTAATATTAATGACTATATTGAAAGCTTTGCCACAGAACCTTACATAAAAAATTTACAATTGCAGATTGCAGATTTGATGACACAAAAAGATAGAGCAATATCATCAAGTAAAGATTCTCGTAAAAAAGATGAAATTATTAAAGAGTTTGATGCAAAAATTAGTGATTTAAAAGAAAGACTGAATAGTCAATTATCTGTCTATCGTGCTGGAATTTTAGCTGCAAGTCCTGATGAGATAAAAGAATTGACAAAAAAAGTTCTTGATGAAGAAGTTAAATATCAATCAATGCTGGCTTCGTATAAAAAATTAAAAGAAATTGTAGATGATTATGACAAGAGATTAAGTCGTCTACCAACAAGTTCAATAGATCTTGCTCGATTAACCAGACAACAATCTGCATATGAAAAATTATATTTGCAGGTAGAAGAAAAATATCAGGAAGCAATAATTAATGAACAATCTGTTCCAGGCAATGTATTGATTATTGATCCTGCATTAGTTCCTATTATTCCATCCAAACCTAATAGACCTCTAATAGTTGCAATAGGATTATTTTTAGGTTTTGGGATTGGTTTTGGAATTGCATTTGTAAGGAGTCGTTTTGATAATACTGTCAAAACACCAGAAGATATTCAAAATAGAAATATTAATATTCTTGCCTGGATTCCTCAAATTGAAGGATTGAACAATACAAATAAAGAGCTTGAATTTATTGTTGCAAAAAAGCCAGATGCAAGTGCTAGCGAAGCATATAGAGCTTTAAGAACCAGAATTAAATTTTCTAAAATTGATAAAGAAAATTTGAAAACTATTCTTGTTACATCCTCAAGAGCACTTGAAGGGAAAACTACTACATCAATTAACCTTGCAGGTAGTCTTGCTCTTGCTAACTTCAAAACTTTAATACTGGATGCTGACTTAAGAAAACCGAGAGTACATTCAATATTTAATGAAAAGAGATTTCCTGGTCTTACTGATTATTTCTTTGGTCAATCAACATATGAGCAAATCTTGCGATCATCAGGTATAAATAATTTGTACTACATAAGTGCAGGGACGATACCTCCGAATCCATCGGAAATACTTGGTTCTACACAAATGGAATCATTTCTCGAGAAACTCAAAAAAGATTTTGATTATATTATTCTCGATTCTGCCCCATTAATTGCTGTAACTGATTCAGAAATTTTAGCTCAATATGTTGATGGGACAATTTTAGTGGTATCTGCTAATAATACGGAGATTGATTTGTTAGAAAAATCTGTAGATATTTTAAAACGAGATTCTATTAGTTTCTTAGGTGTTGTCTTGAATAATTTTACTTACAGAAGTGGATATAGTTCATATTATAAATACTATTATTATTATGCAAATCCTACCAATGGTTCAAAGAAAAGCAAGGTAAAAGCTTAA